The Raphanus sativus cultivar WK10039 chromosome 2, ASM80110v3, whole genome shotgun sequence genome includes a region encoding these proteins:
- the LOC108825829 gene encoding jasmonate-induced oxygenase 2: protein MCKSNRSKQNKRMNKNKKDVKIETQKASMMDEWPEPIVRVQSLAESNLSSLPDRYIKPVSQRPTMTEDAAPASINIPIIDLEGLFSEEGSSDDVIMAKISEACREWGFFQVVNHGVRPELMDAARENWREFFHLPVNAKETYSNSPRTYEGYGSRLGVQKGAILDWSDYYYLHHLPPHLKDFNKWPSSPPTIREVIDDYGKEVVQLCERIMRVLSSNLGLNEDKFQEAFGGKNIGACLRVNYYPKCPRPELALGLSSHSDPGGMTILLPDDQVFGLQVRKDNTWITVKPHPHAFIVNIGDQIQILSNSTYKSVEHRVIVNSEKERVSLAFFYNPKSDIPIQPLQELVSTHNPPLYPPMTFDQYRLFIRTQGPRGKSHVESHVSPR from the exons ATGTGCAAGAGCAAtagatcaaaacaaaacaaaaggatgaacaagaacaagaaagatGTGAAGATCGAGACACAGAAAGCATCGATGATGGATGAGTGGCCTGAGCCAATAGTTCGAGTCCAGTCTTTAGCCGAGAGCAACCTATCCTCTCTCCCCGACCGCTACATAAAACCTGTGTCTCAACGCCCCACCATGACCGAGGACGCCGCTCCCGCCTCGATCAACATCCCAATCATTGACCTTGAAGGACTCTTCTCAGAAGAAGGGTCTTCGGATGACGTCATCATGGCTAAGATATCGGAGGCTTGCCGTGAGTGGGGATTCTTCCAGGTGGTGAACCACGGTGTGAGGCCGGAGCTGATGGACGCGGCTAGAGAGAATTGGAGAGAGTTTTTTCATTTGCCGGTCAATGCTAAAGAGACTTATTCGAACTCACCAAGAACCTATGAAGGCTATGGAAGTAGGTTAGGAGTTCAGAAAGGAGCCATTCTTGATTGGAGTGATTATTAttatcttcatcatcttcctcctcaTTTGAAAGATTTCAATAAGTGGCCTTCTTCTCCTCCCACCATTAG AGAAGTGATCGATGATTATGGCAAGGAAGTAGTACAATTATGCGAGAGGATTATGAGGGTATTATCGTCAAATTTGGGACTCAACGAAGATAAGTTTCAAGAAGCTTTTGGAGGTAAAAACATTGGAGCATGTTTAAGGGTTAATTATTACCCAAAATGCCCTCGACCGGAGCTGGCTCTTGGTCTCTCTTCTCATTCTGATCCTGGAGGTATGACCATTCTTTTACCGGACGATCAAGTCTTTGGTCTCCAGGTCCGTAAAGATAATACGTGGATCACCGTCAAGCCTCATCCCCATGCTTTCATCGTCAATATTGGTGATCAAATCCAG ATACTAAGCAACTCGACATACAAGAGTGTGGAGCATAGAGTGATAGTGAACtcggagaaagagagagtttcacTTGCTTTCTTCTACAATCCTAAAAGCGATATTCCAATCCAACCATTACAAGAACTTGTATCCACTCATAATCCTCCTTTATATCCACCAATGACCTTTGATCAATATAGACTCTTTATCAGAACTCAAGGTCCACGAGGCAAATCCCATGTTGAGTCCCATGTTTCTCCTCgttaa
- the LOC108850550 gene encoding uncharacterized protein LOC108850550: MVDKAWVHLSRVDPAYERGASKFVEDVAAASGGNDMIVCPCIDCRNIDRHSATVVVDHLVTRGMEEAYKKRSDWYLHGDLNSGVADDGSVHQWNDEILGLYRAAECFDEVLAGSGDLTEMAEGDDKKEDEFLAKLADAETPLYPSCASHSKLSAIVSLFRLKTQNGWSDKSFNDLLETLPDMLPEENVLHSSLYEVKKFLKTFDMGYEKIHACVNDCCLFRKRFKKLEHCPKCKASRWKTNVHTGEKKKGVPQKVLRYFPIIPRLKRMYRSEEMAKDLRWHFSNKSTDGKLRHPVDSVTWDQMNAKYPTFAAEERNIRLGLSTDGFNPFNMKNTMYSCWPVLLVNYNLPPDLCMKKENIMLSLLIPGPQQPGNSLDVYLEPLIEDLNHLWSIGELVYDAVTRSTFTLRAMLLWTISDFPAYGNLAGCKVKGRMGCPLCGKNTDSMWLKFSRKHVYMCHRKGLPPAHRFRGKKRWFDGKAEQGRKGRILTGREISQNLRHFKNEFGNVKRSTSKRKRVISTDRGSDSEGLSSESEEEDEEDEEVNVDEDELSRWKKRSIFFKLPYWAELPVRHNLDVMHVERNVAASIVSTLLHCGKSKDGLPARKDLEDLGIRQDLHPKIQGKRTYLPPAPWSLSKSEKKVFCRRLFDFKGPDGYCSNIARGVSLDDCKVTGLKSHDYHVLMQQLLPIALKGLLPKGPRLAITRLCSFFNLLC, encoded by the exons ATGGTGGACAAAGCATGGGTGCATCTTAGCAG GGTTGATCCTGCTTATGAGAGAGGGGCTTCAAAGTTTGTAGAGGATGTGGCTGCAGCTTCGGGAGGCAATGATATGATTGTCTGTCCTTGCATCGACTGCCGAAACATAGATCGTCACTCAGCAACTGTGGTAGTTGACCATCTCGTTACTAGGGGAATGGAGGAGGCTTATAAGAAGCGGTCTGATTGGTATCTACATGGAGACTTGAACTCAGGGGTTGCTGATGATGGGAGCGTGCATCAATGGAATGATGAGATCTTGGGGTTATACAGAGCTGCTGAGTGTTTTGATGAAGTGTTAGCTGGTTCCGGGGATTTGACTGAGATGGCAGAGGGAGACGACAAGAAGGAAGATGAGTTTTTGGCAAAGCTAGCTGATGCTGAGACACCTTTGTATCCGAGTTGTGCAAGCCATAGCAAGTTATCGGCCATTGTATCATTGTTTAGATTGAAGACTCAGAATGGGTGGTCAGACAAGAGCTTCAATGATCTGCTTGAGACGTTGCCGGATATGCTACCAGAGGAAAACGTCCTACACTCTTCACTGTATGAGGTTAAAAAATTTTTGAAGACATTTGATATGGGGTACGAGAAGATTCATGCATGTGTGAACGACTGCTGCCTGTTCAGAAAGAGGTTTAAGAAGCTTGAGCACTGTCCGAAATGTAAGGCTTCAAGATGGAAGACCAATGTCCACACTGGTGAAAAGAAGAAAGGAGTCCCACAGAAAGTGTTGCGGTATTTTCCAATAATCCCGAGATTGAAGAGAATGTACCGGTCAGAGGAAATGGCTAAGGATCTCAGATGGCACTTCAGCAACAAAAGCACTGATGGGAAGCTTCGACACCCAGTTGATTCAGTCACATGGGACCAGATGAATGCCAAATACCCTACATTTGCCGCAGAAGAGAGGAACATACGGCTTGGACTTTCAACAGACGGATTTAATCCATTCAATATGAAGAACACGATGTACAGTTGCTGGCCAGTTCTCTTAGTCAACTACAACTTGCCACCTGATCTTTGCATGAAGAAGGAGAACATCATGCTTTCACTGTTGATTCCCGGTCCACAACAGCCTGGTAATAGTTTAGATGTGTACTTAGAACCTCTCATTGAGGATCTAAACCATCTGTGGAGCATTGGAGAGTTAGTTTATGATGCTGTGACTCGGTCAACATTTACTTTGAGGGCGATGCTGCTTTGGACGATCAGTGATTTCCCGGCTTATGGGAATCTAGCAGGCTGCAAAGTAAAGGGAAGAATGGGGTGTCCTTTATGTGGGAAGAATACTGATAGTATGTGGCTCAAGTTCAGCAGAAAACATGTGTACATGTGCCACAGAAAGGGTTTGCCACCAGCCCATAGATTTCGGGGAAAGAAGAGATGGTTCGATGGAAAAGCTGAACAAGGGAGAAAGGGGAGAATTTTAACTGGGCGTGAGATTTCTCAAAACCTGAGACATTTCAAAAATGAGTTTGGCAATGTCAAACGTTCTACAAGTAAGAGGAAAAGGGTGATCAGTACAGATAGAGGATCTGATAGTGAGGGTTTATCCAGTGAATCAGAGGAAGAggatgaggaagatgaagaagtcaACGTAGATGAGGATGAGTTATCTAGATGGAAGAAGAGATCAATTTTTTTCAAGCTACCTTACTGGGCG GAACTCCCGGTGAGGCACAACTTAGATGTAATGCATGTTGAGAGGAATGTGGCTGCTAGTATTGTGTCGACATTGTTGCACTGTGGGAAATCAAAGGATGGTCTTCCTGCTCGTAAAGATCTGGAGGATCTTGGTATTAGGCAGGATTTGCACCCTAAAATCCAAGGAAAGAGAACATACCTTCCTCCTGCGCCGTGGTCTTTGTCCAAGTCAGAGAAGAAGGTATTTTGCAGGCGCTTATTTGATTTCAAAGGGCCAGATGGTTATTGTTCAAACATAGCTAGAGGTGTTTCACTAGATGACTGTAAAGTCACAGGGCTGAAGTCACATGACTATCATGTCTTAATGCAGCAACTTCTTCCTATCGCTCTTAAAGGGTTGCTGCCTAAAGGACCTAGGCTAGCAATtacaaggctatgttcattctTCAATCTGTTGTGTTAG
- the LOC130507931 gene encoding uncharacterized protein LOC130507931, with protein sequence MEAEIVETLCLFERFFPPSFFDIMVHLTVHLGREARLGGPVHFRWMYPFERYMKVLKDFVRNTARPEGCIAESYLAEECMRFCSEFLKKTTNVEDKVDRNMEYENSTILEGRPISTGTSITLSEMEKKIAHLAIIQNLSIVEPYVDEHLQFLQDTDDKCRRDASFLWSMHTKNFANWLKKQVPLDSKEHEETLKWLAYGPRCSARSYTGFIVNGQRFRTSSVDRKSQNSGVYYEATAVCRSSAKDTSQVVDVVSYYGRVTDIILMDYNVFYVPLFRCQWAVKGNGVKIEDGFTLVNMQHSQASFSSDPYILASQAKQVFYSRENETSNWYIVMRGPSRRYSKEDVHEGTGEIGPLPTNLDMEVDTDDADNARTDCEGIYV encoded by the exons ATGGAAGCGGAGATTGTAGAGACTCTTTGCTTGTTCGAAAGATTTTTCCCTCCAAGTTTCTTTGATATCATGGTCCATTTGACTGTGCATCTAGGAAGGGAAGCCCGTCTTGGTGGACCAGTCCATTTCAGATGGATGTACCCATTCGAGAG GTATATGAAAGTACTTAAAGACTTCGTCAGGAATACTGCCAGACCAGAAGGGTGCATCGCTGAGTCTTATCTAGCTGAGGAATGTATGAGATTTTGCAGTGAATTTTTGAAGAAGACAACAAATGTAGAAGACAAAGTTGATAGAAACATGGAGTATGAGAACAGCACTATCTTAGAGGGGCGTCCAATATCCACTGGAACCTCAATTACCCTCAGTGAAATGGAGAAGAAAATAGCACATCTTGCTATTATCCAGAACCTGTCTATCGTCGAACCTTATGTAGA TGAGCATCTCCAGTTCTTACAAGACACTGATGACAAGTGTCGGCGAGATGCATCTTTCTTATGGAGTATGCATACTAAGAATTTTGCAAATTGGCTAAAAAAACAG GTACCTCTTGATTCCAAAGAACATGAAGAAACTCTCAAGTGGTTAGCTTATGGTCCACGTTGTTCTGCAAGGTCATATACTGGCTTTATAGTTAATGGGCAGAGGTTTCGCACATCGTCAGTTGATAGGAAAAGTCAGAATTCAGGAGTTTACTATGAGGCTACCGCAGTTTGTAGATCGAGTGCTAAAGATACGTCACAAGTGGTTGATGTGGTATCTTACTATGGCAGAGTAACAGACATTATTCTCATGGATTATAATGTCTTCTATGTTCCTCTGTTTCGATGTCAGTGGGCAGTAAAGGGTAATGGAGTGAAGATTGAAGATGGTTTTACACTTGTAAACATGCAGCACAGTCAAGCCTCCTTTTCTAGTGACCCATACATACTAGCATCGCAAGCAAAGCAAGTCTTCTACTCTAGGGAAAATGAGACCTCCAACTGGTATATTGTCATGAGAGGTCCTTCAAGAAGATACAGTAAGGAAGATGTCCACGAGGGAACTGGAGAGATTGGGCCGTTGCCTACAAATTTAGACATGGAAGTTGACACTGATGACGCCGACAATGCCAGAACTGATTGTGAAGGAATTTATGTGTGA
- the LOC130507930 gene encoding uncharacterized protein LOC130507930, whose amino-acid sequence MGPKKVKRGKKKVKKVIHQDEEVEFVCTVQAGADLRDTEHVQDPKETVQDQDPEETLQEQVPEEAEGVPEQALPTDVPEEQHNAEEPQGELELGTDQEPVDGRSRKRKRGPTKMKDLAKDPNTRVHVDFNSLGEPYGEGSVKLSSYLGPLVREHVPVTLESWKKLTDEVKTVLWKSVQARFEIDDDYQRDALLKHMGALWRSSKSRLVTQINDSENNQQRMKLRPKNVPPVEWRKFVKLKTSQEFKVLSDSYKDRRSKQIPHTCSRKGMVRLAEEMKKNSDNPSGVSRLKIWVKSRTRKDGTPINTNAAEKIQKAAELVNVAKNRDEDTLVQLLGPDNPGRLRVMGRNMSKTKLACFQVKNKTMSEMQEKQIELEETVEQLRAQLAKVQNQVGEENEVGENSAARSVNKKTQKRCLIIDWADEDGNVAEGRIISSDPEDIVNDSRLGPTDVKVFVDSATEPDAFLWRPARNMCTIKEAVGHIIAWPKNKCVELGQGLQPEDIAPLGSKANSLNKCKLLDLSDDSVVVGEGRWQTQEPKALVNGIPLGPKAVKVFLDVILEPQTFLWRPTSDVAYLEDCLMSFISWPARKVVFENPPEGTRNSPTQHTASSVGNTRETVLKVPSISSKFPTSTAPTEKSPSSQLNHGSEAVQVNKKCKLMDISGRKRVVAEGRVHSTDPNQMVHFVRLGPNAARVWVDAVMVDDADVWRKSDEIESLKDAHGSSIAWPVDKLVIF is encoded by the exons ATGGGACCTAAAAAGGTGAAAAGAGGAAAGAAAAAAGTCAAGAAAGTAATACATCAAGATGAGGAAGTTGAGTTCGTGTGTACTGTACAAGCTGGAGCTGATTTACGAGACACAGAGCATGTACAAGACCCTAAAGAAACTGTACAAGACCAAGACCCTGAAGAAACCCTACAAGAACAAGTACCAGAAGAGGCTGAAGGTGTACCAGAACAAGCACTTCCAACTGATGTGCCAGAAGAGCAGCACAACGCCGAAGAGCCTCAAGGAGAACTCGAACTAGGTACAGATCAAGAACCTGTAGATGGAAGATCCCGTAAGAGAAAGCGTGGACCTACCAAGATGAAAGACCTAGCCAAAGATCCAAATACCAGAGTTCATGTTGATTTCAATTCTCTGGGAGAACCTTATGGTGAGGGTTCTGTGAAGTTGTCGTCATATCTAGGTCCTTTGGTAAGGGAGCACGTTCCTGTCACGCTTGAAAGTTGGAAAAAGCTTACAGACGAAGTGAAGACTGTGCTCTGGAAATCGGTCCAG GCTAGGTTTGAAATTGATGATGATTACCAAAGGGATGCTTTGCTTAAGCATATGGGAGCCTTGTGGAGGTCATCCAAGTCACGCCTAGTGACACAAATTAATGACTCCGAGAATAACCAGCAAAGGATGAAGTTAAGACCTAAGAATGTTCCTCCGGTTGAGTGGCGGAAATTTGTAAAGCTTAAAACTAGCCAAGAATTTAAG GTCTTGAGTGATAGCTACAAAGATAGAAGAAGCAAGCAGATTCCTCACACATGCAGTCGCAAGGGAATGGTTAGACTTGCTGAAGAGATG aaaaaaaattctgataACCCATCTGGAGTTTCAAGGCTTAAAATCTGGGTCAAATCACGTACCAGAAAAGATGGAACTCCTATTAACACAAATGCAGCTGAGAAGATT CAAAAGGCAGCTGAGCTTGTTAATGTTGCTAAAAACAGAGATGAGGATACACTCGTCCAACTGTTAGGACCTGATAATCCTGGGCGTTTGAGAGTGATGGGTAGAAATATGAGTAAGACCAAATTAGCTTGTTTCCAAGTTAAGAACAAGACTATGTCAGAGATGCAAGAGAAGCAAATTGAGCTAGAGGAAACGGTTGAGCAGCTACGAGCTCAACTTGCAAAAGTTCAAAACCAGGTCGGAGAAGAAAATGAAGTGGGTGAAAACTCTGCTGCAAGA AGTGTGAACAAAAAAACACAGAAGAGGTGTCTTATTATTGATTGGGCTGATGAAGATGGAAATGTTGCTGAGGGGCGTATTATCTCTTCAGACCCAGAAGATATTGTGAATGACAGTCGATTAGGCCCTACGGATGTCAAAGTTTTTGTTGATTCTGCTACTGAACCAGATGCTTTCCTCTGGAGACCTGCGAGAAACATGTGCACGATTAAAGAAGCTGTTGGTCATATCATTGCATGGCCTAAGAACAAATGTGTTGAACTAGGTCAAGGCCTCCAACCAGAAGACATTGCACCACTG GGCTCAAAAGCAAACTCTCTCAACAAGTGCAAACTACTTGATTTATCCGATGATAGTGTAGTTGTTGGTGAAGGACGTTGGCAGACACAAGAACCAAAAGCATTGGTTAATGGCATTCCCCTCGGTCCAAAAGCAGTTAAAGTCTTTCTTGATGTCATACTTGAACCTCAAACTTTTTTATGGAGGCCTACGTCAGACGTCGCATACCTTGAGGATTGCTTGATGTCTTTCATCTCATGGCCTGCTCGGAAAGTTGTCTTCGAAAACCCACCTGAAGGAACAAGAAATTCTCCTACACAGCACACTGCATCCTCAGTAGGAAACACAAGAGAAACAGTTCTAAAAGTTCCATCCATCAGTTCTAAGTTTCCTACATCCACAGCTCCTACTGAGAAATCTCCATCAAGCCAG CTAAATCATGGATCGGAAGCTGTACAAGTTAATAAGAAGTGCAAACTGATGGACATTAGTGGAAGGAAACGGGTTGTTGCCGAAGGACGTGTGCATTCAACAGACCCAAATCAAATGGTACACTTTGTACGATTGGGTCCGAATGCAGCTAGAGTGTGGGTTGATGCAGTGATGGTAGATGATGCAGACGTTTGGAGGAAGTCTGATGAAATCGAGTCTTTGAAAGATGCACATGGTTCATCTATTGCATGGCCAGTTGATAAATTGGTCATATTTTAA
- the LOC108841893 gene encoding 3beta,22alpha-dihydroxysteroid 3-dehydrogenase, with product MAFTSFILLLSSVAAAFLLFIRRTRYRRMGLPPGSLGYPLIGETLQLIKAYKTENPEPFIDERVARYGSVFMTHLFGEPTIFSADAEMNRFVLQNEGRLFEGSYPASICNLLGKHSLVLMKGSLHKRMHSLTMSFANSSIIKDHLMLDIDRLVRFNLDSWSSRVLLMEEAKKITFELTVKQLMSFDPGEWSESLRKEYILVIEGFFSLPLPLFSTTYRKAIKARSKVAEALTVVVVKRRQEEEERAERKKDMLAALLAADDGFSDEEIVDFLVAILVAGYETTSTIMTLAVKFVTETPLALAQLKEEHEKIREMKSDSDSLEWSDYKSMPFTQCVVNETLRMANIIGGVFRRAMTDVEIKGYKIPKGWKVFSSFRAVHLDPNHFKDARTFNPWRWQSNVTTSPCNVFAPFGGGPRICPGYELARVALSVFLHRLVTSFSWIPAEKDKLVFFPTTRTEKRYPIIVKRRDGGLSSTRKMK from the exons atggcCTTCACCTCcttcatcctcctcctctcctccGTTGCTGCCGCTTTCCTCCTTTTCATTCGACGCACACGGTACCGGCGGATGGGTCTTCCTCCGGGAAGTCTTGGCTATCCTCTGATAGGCGAGACTCTGCAGCTGATCAAAGCTTACAAGACTGAGAACCCTGAGCCTTTCATCGATGAGAGAGTGGCCCGGTACGGTTCGGTTTTCATGACGCATCTATTCGGTGAACCGACAATTTTCTCTGCTGATGCGGAGATGAACCGGTTCGTTCTCCAGAACGAAGGGAGGCTTTTCGAGGGATCTTATCCAGCTTCCATATGTAACCTATTGGGGAAACACTCTTTGGTTCTTATGAAAGGTTCTTTGCATAAACGTATGCATTCTCTTACCATGAGCTTCGCTAACTCTTCAATCATCAAAGACCATCTTATGCTTGATATTGACCGGTTAGTCCGGTTTAATCTCGATTCTTGGTCCTCTCGTGTTCTCCTCATGGAAGAAGCCAAAAAG aTAACATTTGAGCTAACGGTGAAGCAGCTGATGAGCTTTGATCCAGGGGAATGGAGTGAGAGCTTAAGGAAAGAGTATATTCTTGTCATCGAAGGATTCTTCTCTCTACCTCTCCCTCTCTTCTCCACTACTTACCGCAAAGCCATCaaa GCGCGGAGTAAGGTGGCGGAAGCGTtgacggtggtggtggtgaagaGGAGgcaggaggaggaagagagagcggaaagaaagaaagatatgCTAGCTGCGTTGCTTGCGGCGGATGATGGATTCTCTGATGAAGAGATTGTTGATTTCTTGGTGGCTATACTCGTCGCCGGCTATGAAACAACCTCTACGATCATGACTCTCGCCGTTAAATTTGTCACCGAAACTCCTCTAGCTCTTGCTCAACTCAAG GAAGAGCATGAAAAGATCAGGGAAATGAAGAGTGATTCAGATAGTCTTGAATGGAGCGATTACAAGTCAATGCCATTCACACAATGC GTGGTTAACGAGACTCTGCGTATGGCTAACATCATCGGTGGTGTATTCAGACGTGCAATGACGGATGTCGAGATCAAAG GTTATAAGATTCCTAAAGGGTGGAAGGTTTTCTCATCGTTTAGAGCAGTTCATTTAGACCCAAACCACTTCAAAGATGCTCGCACTTTCAACCCTTGGAGATGGcag AGCAACGTAACAACAAGCCCTTGTAATGTGTTCGCACCGTTTGGTGGTGGACCAAGGATATGTCCTGGTTACGAGCTGGCTAGGGTTGCACTCTCTGTCTTCCTTCACCGCCTAGTGACTAGCTTCAG TTGGATTCCTGCGGAGAAAGACAAGCTGGTCTTCTTTCCAACTACAAGAACAGAGAAACGGTATCCGATCATCGTGAAGCGCCGTGATGGTGGCTTATCTTCTACTCGGAAGATGAAATGA
- the LOC108838850 gene encoding F-box protein DOR-like: MKTRRRKLLEDRQTIVGRSNADENSSPMPNDLMYEIFLRLSPKYIARCRCVSKLWSSILDHQDFTDQFLKQSSLRPRLLFVCLYGSKVSFFSSPQPQNPDENTPPTTASHHMSLHLNDVYQIHSPISGLVGIGDFSILNGRKRPATTSVICNPSTGQSCTLPRIKTRKKHEMRSFFGYDPVGKQFKVLSMTLSHGNAISEEHHVLTLETGKLSWRLIECCVPHHPEHESVCIDGVLYYRAAPNMSSSMDEFMIVCFDFRSEKFSFIKATEPGEVHRVPSLNLINYKGKLASLKPNGSNYFSRENTSFEMWVLDDLEKKEWSKHSYPLPPQWQSVVPNYILKCVGVTGSNEIVFSEDIPSNPFYVFYYSLEKETIRRVEIQGMGGYLKHRLYTFLNHVENVKVMKDVL; this comes from the coding sequence ATGAAAACACGGCGGCGGAAGCTCTTGGAGGATCGTCAAACCATCGTTGGGCGATCCAATGCTGACGAGAACTCATCGCCGATGCCAAATGATCTCATGTACGAAATATTCTTGAGATTGTCGCCAAAATACATAGCGAGATGCCGTTGCGTCTCGAAGCTATGGTCTTCCATACTTGACCATCAAGATTTCACGGATCAGTTTCTGAAACAATCTTCTCTTCGTCCTCGACTCTTGTTCGTCTGCCTATATGGCAGCAAAGTATCCTTCTTCTCCTCGCCTCAGCCTCAAAACCCAGATGAGAACACGCCTCCTACAACCGCCAGCCATCATATGAGTTTACACTTAAATGATGTGTATCAGATACATAGTCCTATAAGTGGTTTGGTCGGTATAGGAGATTTCAGTATCTTAAACGGAAGGAAAAGACCAGCGACGACCTCTGTGATATGTAACCCTAGCACAGGACAATCCTGCACTTTACCGAGGATAAAGACAAGGAAGAAGCATGAGATGAGAAGCTTTTTTGGGTATGATCCAGTTGGGAAGCAATTCAAGGTCTTGTCAATGACATTGTCACATGGTAACGCCATCTCTGAGGAGCACCATGTCCTGACGCTAGAAACTGGGAAACTTTCATGGAGATTGATTGAATGTTGTGTACCTCATCATCCAGAACATGAATCTGTATGCATTGATGGTGTTTTGTATTACAGAGCTGCACCCAACATGTCTTCTTCCATGGATGAATTTATGATAGTTTGCTTTGATTTTAGGTCTGAGAAGTTCAGCTTTATTAAAGCTACTGAACCTGGAGAAGTGCATCGTGTACCAAGTCTGAATCTGATCAACTACAAGGGTAAATTGGCTTCACTAAAGCCGAATGGGTCTAATTATTTTTCTAGAGAAAATACAAGTTTTGAGATGTGGGTTTTGGATGACCTAGAAAAAAAGGAGTGGTCCAAGCATAGTTACCCACTTCCTCCTCAGTGGCAGAGTGTAgttccaaattatattttaaagtgtGTTGGAGTGACTGGTTCAAATGAAATTGTGTTCTCAGAGGACATTCCATCCAACCCTTTCTATGTTTTTTACTACAGTCTCGAGAAGGAAACTATCAGAAGAGTTGAAATCCAAGGAATGGGAGGGTATCTGAAACATAGACTTTACACATTTCTAAACCATGTAGAGAATGTGAAGGTTATGAAAGATGTTTTATGA
- the LOC108838861 gene encoding chaperone protein dnaJ 49-like: protein MHCNKDDALKCLKIGKDAMETGHRSRALKFLEKPRRLDPSLPIDDLVSDLNNQAEEEEEDSSRSASANVSPDPSDQPSLRQRPSSSSTTEEQRAIVREIKSKEAYYEILGLRNTCSVEDVRKAYRKLSLKIHPDRNKAHGSEEAFKSISKAFQCLSNEDARRMYDVVGCSYDEPAYLPRRQQHDDEFSGMANQGSDDIPRVVVILLLMLPVVLFLLAICNAAVRAQVHHA from the coding sequence ATGCATTGTAACAAAGACGACGCGTTGAAATGCCTGAAGATCGGCAAGGACGCGATGGAGACAGGGCACCGATCTCGCGCTTTGAAGTTTCTGGAGAAACCTCGTCGTCTCGATCCGTCTCTCCCGATCGATGATCTCGTCTCAGATCTGAATAAccaggcggaggaggaggaggaggattcGTCTCGATCCGCCTCCGCTAACGTATCGCCTGATCCGTCAGATCAGCCTTCTCTTCGTCAAcgtccatcatcatcatccacgACTGAAGAACAACGAGCGATCGTGAGGGAGATCAAATCGAAGGAGGCCTACTACGAGATTCTCGGATTGAGAAACACGTGTTCAGTCGAAGATGTGAGGAAGGCGTATCGGAAACTCTCATTGAAGATTCATCCCGACAGGAACAAGGCGCATGGTTCAGAAGAAGCGTTCAAATCCATCTCCAAGGCGTTCCAGTGCCTAAGCAACGAAGACGCTAGGCGGATGTACGACGTCGTTGGCTGCTCCTATGATGAGCCGGCTTATCTACCAAGGAGACAACAACACGACGACGAATTCTCCGGAATGGCTAATCAAGGCTCTGATGATATACCTCGTGTGGTGGTGATCCTCCTCCTGATGCTTCCGGTCGTGTTGTTCTTACTCGCTATCTGCAACGCAGCAGTACGAGCACAAGTTCACCATGCATAG
- the LOC108841429 gene encoding WUSCHEL-related homeobox 7-like, translating into MGGGGTGTKCGRWNPTGEQVKLLTDLFNAGLRTPSTDQIQKISTELSVYGKIESKNVFYWFQNHKARERQKRRKISTVDFDHCQETNLSLPHRDKPCHYRPPPKDTFETCEVDDKVIETLQLFPLSKVERTRASITTASHNEYIREQVNTTVFSTYSSCGAETEHPPLDLRLSFL; encoded by the exons ATGGGAGGTGGAGGAACGGGGACAAAGTGTGGACGCTGGAATCCAACGGGGGAGCAAGTGAAGCTTCTGACGGATCTGTTCAATGCGGGGCTACGAACACCGAGCACCGATCAGATTCAGAAGATCTCTACGGAGCTGAGTGTCTACGGTAAGATCGAGAGCAAGAACGTGTTCTATTGGTTCCAAAATCATAAAGCTAGGGAAAGACAAAAGCGCCGTAAAATCTCCACCGTCGATTTTGATCATTGTCAAGAAACAAATCTTTCTCTTCCTCATCGAGACAAACCATGTCACTATCGACCACCACCTAAAG atACTTTTGAAACCTGTGAGGTAGATGATAAGGTGATAGAGACATTGCAACTCTTCCCGTTATCAAAGGTTGAAAGAACGAGAGCAAGTATTACTACTGCGAGCCACAACGAATACATACGAGAGCAAGTCAATACGACGGTGTTTTCCACATACTCATCGTGTGGAGCTGAGACGGAACATCCGCCCTTGGATCTTCGACTAAGCTTTTTATGA